The genomic DNA gcgcgtgtggtgtgatatatttttatgtatatttttagccctttttaaccactttaatcaagttttaaatttataaaacacgatgtttactaacaccaaacacacatatgggcaagtgcacccatcatgagcatagtatagtgttggtaagataccgaggtcgtccaaggacacaagagcttttaataccggtttatcctcaacgtctaatcaaatcaaaaatttagaaaaaggttttaaactagaaaataaaaactaaaatgttgaagataaaaataaaagtaaagaaaacagatagacaagatcaatcacttggatccgactcgcctttagtgtaacctttgattatttccacacttttgcactttttaagagatcaTCTTacttattgtagtaggcccctcttttgaaggtgacgttaccctcaacccagtagtttgagtcagcaaagatacaatcctaaagggtcggattattgaaagataattaattaagttattaatgcatattgtggttggcccctcttttgaaggtgacgttaccctcggctaagtagtatgagtcagcagggatacagtcctaagtagccgggttaaagttttaatggtagtttacatatgaggggatcaaagagtttggacccccgccatccaataccattgtgtattgaaggaggtcctactaaatttgacccaggtccctgtTGGATCTATacgctgaacaatggcaagactcttaccaaaccattcccttaacccccgaccaggtagcgaacatatctccatatagactgtggagatatgaatggtgtaaatcttttattttatataaacagtaaaataatgccaagacaccacggacaaatgataaggaagaatcaccttcaacatataaaactagttattaaagtcattaatacataaccaaataaaaagtgcgaaaagattaaaaataaaaagtattacactaaatgcttgtcttcaccaagtgatgtaagagacttaggcaaacatggcctttgattgtcaagaactcttacgatcaatcttgggtcccgagactactcacacactcaataatggaagatggatgatggtgttgtggtggtggtggagtgtgggtgaagtgtgagagaggtggtgtgccgagggatgatttgcaaatgagccaagcacccctatttatagcctgaacagaagctcgggcacggccccgtgtccattgggcacgaccccAATCGTGCAtcaccagacggttataaccttctggccacgtgtcatcatcccaggctctcttgaagtcacgatgatggcacgGAATTGAAGAGAGATCttcacttgcccactttccacgtggcaataccCCAACCGTTGATCAAGATTgcgatccgtgtgctctcacactcgttaagtgATTAACGGAGGGAAAAGTAACCTCACGGAAATAACTCTTTCTGTCAAtatttcactaacaagttttcccgcccaaacttcggctaaaaatagaaggataattcaggtataatcttcaagttacattcacttcacttacacttcttcttcttcataaaccctgtacttattctcacgccggagggtggtcacggagagaacccccattctccccgtggcgagtctaacggtgGTTGTTTTGCAGTTACTGTGAAGAGAAGAAGATCTGTCACCCCCGAACTGAATGAGAATAAACCAACCCTTTTATGCAGAATCAGACCCCCCGGTTTAGTTGATTCTGGTTAAttaaccagtgtttcttcattggcgcccaccgatttctcAGTTTTACCCATTTTTTCTCGTTTCGATTCACCTTTTCATCTCCGTTTTTCAAATGGAAGAAACTCCGACGAATCGTCAAACCGGCCCTCGGCCAAATTTCGCTCACAATCCCCAAGTTGAAGGGATTGTGGAAGAGGCTTCAAATGATAATCAAGTGCAGTACGCTGACAATCATCCGAATGACCCTGTCACCCCAGGAATGCAGCCTGAAATCCTAATCAGCTCAATTCTACCTCCTGGAGAAACCCCTATCTCCTGGTATGTCAGATCTCAAGGAGTAATAAACGTTGTGTATGCACAACACTGTGCACAAACTGCTCCTCCTACTCAATCACGAAGGCCTGTATCCCGTACTCGAGCACCGTCAGTACCTCATGTTTCCCAGCACGACGGACCATCACGGGTTCAGATAGAAGACACAGAGGTTTACTCTAGATCTCCAGCGAGATATGAGTATACTCAATCTGAAAATCGACGTAGAGAGTATCATGATGAGTCCCATTCTCATCAAAGACAGCCAGTTCACTCCAGGCTGGGCCCGCGACGGGACACCCACACAAGTGAGTACGATAGAACATACCATGAAGGAGACAGTACAAGCGTGTTTAATCGGTTGCAACCGAATTACAAAACTTGTAAACCCTGCGCGGTTTACAATCCTGAAGCAGAACACGATTACAATCTGATCTACCGCCCGTCGGAGGCAGCGGAAAATCCCAAGTTCATCAGCGAAATTGCTTTGGCTCCCTTGGAGAAAGCAAAACTCCCATCCAATGTTGGCAAGTTTAATGGCATGACAGACCCAGATGACCATCTTAGGGTCTTCACTAGTGCAGGATTGGTGGGAGGGTGGACTTTACCGATGTGTTGTCATCTGTTTATTCAAACTCTCACAGGCGCCGCGAGACTCTGGTTCAACAACCTACCTATTGGGAAGATAACATCATGGGTAGACTTGCGAGAAAAATTTTTAGTGCACTCAGCCAGCAGAGGAGGTCTATCCGCGATACTGCAGATGTCATGAATATTTGGCGACAAGATGACGAGAGTTTAGAAGATTTTATTACGCGTTACAATAAAGAAGTGCTCGAGATAGGAGATGTTCATTCACTGCGATACTGCGCACTGAAATCGAAAAAGCGCTTAAAACAAATTACTCGCGGTGAGGAGGGCCCGAGTAAGAAGGCGAAGAATTAAGCAATAGTTCTATAGTCTCCTTGCAGGTTGGTCAAGCTCTGTAGCTTATCAATACCTGGCAACGACTATAGTGTAAGTTAAGTTTCATGTAATTATCCTAACGTAAACTTTGTATCATGGCCTCTGTGCCCTATCTCGAATCAAAACAAAGTTTCTATTATTTCTATGTTTTttttacaaagtgcatgcaataCCTTTTGGTAAGCGCTAAAACATTATGGTAAGATATAATACAAGTCTCATGAACGGTCAGCGATCACACACATTACGCAAGACCTTACGTTCACAAATGAGCTTTATACCACCTTTATTTGCCTTACCTAATCAAagcaattgtactcatgcaaaatattgtaaGCTAAAACACATATCATACTAGTACTGGCGCACCACACGCCTTAAAAATTATCAATCTACACGGCAGTGTATTAGTTAAAGTTACTTGTGCGGCAGCGCATTAACAGAACAGGGATCTACATCACAAAACATACAAACTAATTGTTCATACAACCACAAAAGAGAACCTACACTAGGTCTTCATCTTCATTTTCTCCATCTGGGAAGATTTCCTTCAATTGCGCCACATATTCTTCAGACTGCAATGCAACATTTATAAGATCCATAACAGGAAGCTGTAAGTTGTTGAATTCTGTCTTCGCAGCAGCAAGGGCGGCATCGGTATTAACACCATGGGTAGAGGACTTGCTAGTATCCCAGTCAACCTTCAAAGCGTTAAGCACATGGTGTGAGCATTTCGAAAAATCTATTACCGATACCAGTACCGTTTATGATCAGTACGGTACGAcatcggtacggtaccggtatttcggtaaaAAAATCTCATCCCTAATCCACGGATTCAAGCACCTCCCCACAGAACACACACTCTTCAGAACCAACCGAGATGTTTCTTCTCACCAAAGCTTGTTTTGTCGGAATACGGTCGAGAACCGCCCTCCATATAAAAATATTACATCTTAAGAGAAGCCATTTACATCCCTTCATTGTAAAAACAATCTCCTAGCTAATGGGATCCGCCACCAGAGCTTTATACGAATGGGTTGTGAACTTACCATATCTAATCTAACTTTAAACTATGgggacacgtgtcatttattagagctatttttttagttttttagccTCTCTCTCCTACTTATATATAtacttatttttttataattaaagatattaattatataaatattactAGTAAATGTAATAGCGATATTTCTTATACAtcaaaatggttaatttaaataTCTATAACTTTCTTTAAATTAGTCTCTATGTATATTTATCATCATGATTAATGTTTAAATCTATTTATATCTATATATTCTATATCTAATCTAACTTTTAATAAAAGATTCCAACTTAAATATCACATTTTCACCTTTAATTTATTAACTTACTACTAATTATTTATATTTGATTTTTTGtttatctcttatttatttaatatttatttttttaactatttCTTTTTTATTAACAACGATTTAACTTTCATTGATTCAGTTAAATGTAAAACACAAGTTTCTAacctattaataaataaaaaacaaaataaaatattataactcatgtaatacacaagtttctaatataaaaataaacaaaaaaaagtaaaatattatAAAAAGTATATAGTACatcaaattttatttttttaaaaacatatatTGATGACTGTGCTGTTAACTGATTACATTATATGTATTCAACCATATACACGTATTTCTACACTAGTTTAATATATGTAATAGCACTAGGTTagaaccacgtgtattacacgggttgaataaatattaattttatatactaagtcataaaaaagttacatctttaaaaacatGTGCGTTGCACAGATTTAATAAACGCGTGTATTACACGGCTTGAATACATATAATTTAATCGGTTAACACACATAGTCGTCAATATATGTTTTTGGAAAATGAACTTTGATGTgctatataatttttattatattttactttgtttatttatttattattaggttagaaacttgtgtattacataagttataacattttactttgtttttttatttattaataggtTAGAAACTCAAGTGTTACACTTAGCCGaatcaatgaaatattaaatagttattgataagtaaaaaaaaatagttgagaaaagaaaattaaataaataagagataagaGGAAAAATGAAAATAATTGTATATTAATAATCATTGAAATTGATATTAATAATAACCCGTTATACTAAACAATGTATATTGATTCTACTATATGACAAAACGAtccatttatatatatatatatatatatatatatatatatatatatatatatatatatatattatgtggaTATATTATATATCATCTAATAATATACATATTGTAGCTTATTGGTATAATAACTGTATAATCCCTTATCCTACATAATCTAATCTAATTTAATACGCATATAagtaaataaaattaataaataacccGTGATACTAAACAATATATATTGATTCTACTATATGACAAAACGATccatttatatttattatgtggATATATTATATATCTAATAATATACATATTGTAGCTTATTGGTATAATAACTGTATAATCCCTTATCCTGTATAATCTAATCTAATTTAATACGCATATAAGTAAATAAATACATGATCATTTAGATGTTTCTTAGCTAAAAGAACACACAAAAATATGCAGGAATCTTATATGTAAATATTAATTACGGTGAAAAGTATACATACAGACTAATTTATAGAACGTTATATATAAATTAACTATTTTGATGTATCAGGATACAAACAGACTAATTTATAGAACGTTATAGATAAATTAACCATTTTGATGTATCGCGAATATCGATAATAAAATgaatttatttaaataatttgAAGATAATTTTATGTAAAATTAATATATTACCCTTATAGAAAGTTAATAAATTAGACAttgttttcagaataaaattTAAAGGATATGATAACTTAGACAATCCATATTGATAGTTAAAAAAAATCgggcattgtttatttaattttcAAGGTATAATATTTGACTTAAGTATATCCAACATCTTAAAGCTAGTATTATTTTTTCagtttaatttattatttaatagCAGAAGGATAAAATGTTATTACGTTTTAATTTGTTGTTATTCTTATCattattagattagattaaatattattattatttgtattagattagattgaatattattattattattagtattattaataattttaatcaattaaatgagagaatgacaagtgtcttaaaacagatttcttttattatataaagtatagatatagatttcaTATTTTCATTTATCTCTTAAAATAAATGAAGATGAACATGTAATCTTTTAGAGAATAAACACTAATAAAAATGTGTTAATTTATtgtttgtatttatatttattcaTAAACAAACTTCGTTATCACATATTATTCATGTTAAGCAAATTTGATTAGTTTACAACCCTAATTACGATATACTATGAAATATTAAAATTTTGTGttgtatataataaataaatagtttgatagatttaatatataaaaatgtaAGTGATTGTCGGTGACACCAAATTCGCCGCCAGCTGTTTGTGATTGGGCTGATTTCTAGTGGTTTAAGGAGTAGTGTCAAGTGCGGGTCACCTGACGAATGCACACGTATGGTATGATATGAGTTGACAAACAATGCCAGGATACATGATTTTGACTATTCATACGTACCCAATATAATATACACGGTTTCCCGTGTTGATATATCAGATTAATCGTAAGGCTATACGGTGTGAGTAACGTCCACTGCCATCTTAGTCTATAAGACCAAAGGGTATGGGGTCGTCCCCTATCCGTCTCGGGCCGTTTTCGGCGTCGCACACCGCCCTCCGACGGTCCGTCGCGTCCCTCTCGTCTTCTGCAAGACGTTGGAGACGAAGCAAAGTGGTGGGCCCCATCTGACTTCTCTCTCccctttattaatatattaataatattcTATTATAGGTTGGGTAGTCTTGGCTAGTCTtccacacccttgggtagtcccCAAGGGGATGGTCCTCCACCTTTGGTGAGGTGGCGCCTACATGGCGGGTAGTCACTTTGGGGGACTAACCTCACCATACCCTATGGTCTAACGCTTTCCAACATTGCCCCGTCTTATGCTAGTGGGTGTGGTGCACATTATGGCCGACCCTAAAGGTGGGCAGGGAGAACCACCGGTCAGGGCTCGGTATTTCGAAAgacacattttttttaaaaaaaaatccgatatttatttgtaaaaaaataaattaatagggtatacccatATAAACACCAACATATgtccacttacaaaactatttttatggtttagattagttattagcccatttTCATTAGGTTTAGACCGCCTAATACCCAATTTCTTTAAGGTGTAAGGACACGTTTTTTCAAGTTCAAACAAAGTACACGAATTCTCGAGGCCGGCCCTGGTACACATCATCCGCCATGTCATCTTTGAAGGAGAATGAccctcaagagatggagcaagaGTGTTTTACAtaactaaaaaaaaaacacataacttaaaaataacaaaatatgCTTAAAAAACTAATCGTCATTTCCATCGTCGCTTGCGTCGTCATTTGATTCGTTGCtagcgttgttccaaatgtatTCCTTCAAGTTCGCGATAAGATTTTCATGTATATACTCGTTATGTAATGAGAACAAGTTCAAATCTTGTTATTCCATACTTACCAGGACATTATTCTCATTAACCGCATTTTCATCGTACTCACATATCGCTCTGCCTTCGTCTTCGATAATCATGTCATGCATTAAGATACAAGCGTACATGCAATATCGCAATTGCTTTGGTTTAAAAGCACGTGCCGAGTTCTCAATATGCCATTTTTCtgtagaaccccaaaacaccGTCCAATGTTCTTTCTCGCCGCCTCTTGAAACTTggcaaatttctttctttttcgTCTGTCGGGTGGTGAATAGTTTTAATGGTTGTAGCGTAGGATGGGTATGGTCCATCAGCAAGATAATAACCGCGCCTGTATTCAACCCCCGAAACCATAAAACTAGTGTCTAGACCAGTTCCGTGTATAACGTTGTTGAAGACCTCTGATTGGTGGATGACGTTAATGCCGTTATTTGAACCAGGAACACTGAagaaagcatgccaaatccacagATCTCGTGACGCAACTGCCTCCAGCATTATTGTTGGATGTCTATGATCACCTCGCGTAAATTGACCTCGCCATGCATTAGGGCAATGTCGCCACGcccagtgcatgcaatcaatgcttCCGAGCATTCTGAGAAAACCATGATTTTGTTCGTGGAATTGATACAATTTTTGGACGCCATTGGCGTTAGGTTTTCACAAATATTTCTTGCTGTACAGCTTCACCACACATTTTTAAAAGTTGTACAAGTATTCTTGTGCAGTTCTTTCGGACATCTTTAAATCCTCATCCCACGCAATGCATCGGCTGTCGTTCCATACGCCAATTGGTGAATTGCCGTTGTGCATTTCTGTAAGGTGGTAAAACCCCTTTTGCCACCGTAATGTAAAAAAGGGGTTAATCCTCGGCACGTCATCGGCTATCCGTAAGAACAATCAGCGACTTATTCGGAAGCGTCGTCTATACATCGAGTCCGTATACAACAGTTCGTCGACAAAGTAATCGGCCACGAATCTATCGTGGGCTCCTACACGTACATAATAACAACATAAAAAATAAttactatataaaaatataatattcaCATACGAATATAATAACGatatagaaataaaaaaaatataaactaagCTTCTCGGTCTTCGTTTATGGCCGCTTGCCTAGTCCGCGGTTGTGACGTGATTTCTTCCTCCTCAATGATCATTTACGCCGCCTGCATTATGGCGTTTACAAAATACTGATCTCCTTGTCCTGAAGATGACGAACACCACGAAGATGAAGACATtgtgtctttttttttttggagagaggttgaaattttataaaattatgagtttttttttttttttttaaagttgagaGTGTTTGAATGTAGGATAGAGTTTAGTTGTGATTGGGTTAAAATAGGagagatttatttatttatattgaaaataataatatttattggATATAGCCGTTAAAAACGGCAAGATTTTGAATTGGGGAGCGTGGACATCGTCTTGAAGAGGACGTTGGAGACAGGATGTggctaggggggggggggggtgtggatGAGGGGACGTCCCCCACACCCATTAGCCTTAGTTAAAAAGGAATGTCATGAAGTCTTCAAAAAGGAAATGGCGAGCATCATTGGGGTGCATATGAGTCCATACTTAGGGTTTTTATCCCACACCATATAGCCAAATACTGTTAATACATTCTTCAGCcctataattatattaaaaatcaCTATATTTTCtttctcattttcaattaaataataccTTTTTATACTCTTATCATTATTTTTTCTCTtttctccactcacaaccattttaaaaaatatttcaaaattatAGAGAGTGAATAGTGTTTTCTTCAAATTTATTGTGAACAATAACGTTTTCTCTCTACTACACTCATAACCACTCTATATAATAGAGAACTCACTCACATTAATACGTATGATCGAATGTAAATGCTCTTACAAGTAGTGGAATTTAATCTCACAGTATGACAAGATTTCGTATATACACAAAAAAATAGATCAAATAAGTTACAAACATAATGTTACGAGTTATAAAGTTTCAGTAGTGAAATAGTATTGAGAATATTTTAAAACCGACTCATATCAAAACCAAAAATCCATAAAAAATAAACCACTACCGGTAAAAATGAAAACTTATTCCCATACCAATGTTCGGTTAGTGTCGTTTCGGTTCATTACGGTGTGGTAGAGTATCGACATTCGGTATAGAATACCGTATAGAAATATATACTTTATTTTGAATACATCtcttttataaatataatttatatttgaaTGTTAAGAAAAAGACTGAATACAACTGCATATTTAGGGTTTTTTAAGTTAACAACACAATTTATTatagaaaattaaaattaaatgataaacgaaaaattatagaaaacattaattattatttatagtATAAAGGTGAAATTATTTTTTTAAGTGAATGCTTTAGAGATTTTCTTAATTATAAGTTCCACCTGCACCATTCAACACAAAAAATGTGTACTCATATAATTACACATACGATACCCCAGTGTAACCAAAAAGTTTGAACccaaataaataaagttgtgatACATTCAAGAGGATACGACACGTATTTACATTAATCGAAAACCATAAATAATGATCGTATGGATCACATTTTTGATGATACCGATATTGTTTGATCGGTATCGGTTCATCATAGTACCGATACGGTACTGATACTCGATGTAGTTTAGGAACCGAAAATGTATTTTATTTTGAATACGACTCGGTTTTCAATAAAATATTTTTTCTCtattaatttattaaatataaGAAACAACACCTCCCAAATCATAATACATCTTATAACCTATTCGCCAGCTTTCACAAATGGTATGGTTTGAGCCGAATTCTCTCCCTAAAAGGGGCATGATGAGTCGATATAAATTTGCTATAGTTCACAATAGTAGGGGCGGACCTATCTTGTAACAAGGGGTAAGCCTCGTTGCCCTTAACGCTTCGACGGTAGTGTAAAAAATTGACGCTTTTTCGATTTAATTACCATTTTTTTTGAAATGTTGCCCCTATAAAGATTTTCTGGATCCGTCACTCCACAACAAAATTCAATACGGGTCACATTTATGATTGGATTTCATGATAAGAGTTGTGTTGGTTTTAATGTGTAAAAAGAATAATTGAACCACTACATTATCTCTTCACGGTTTTAGTCTCATATTCTTGTCGTTGTATATAGTCATgtccagtggcggatcttgcccgttgaacgtgccagggccgaaagacacgggcactaaaaaaaAGCTCAGGcaagcccgggccaaacatagtatatataaaaaatttcgataGAAATGCGAAAAATTAGCACTACAGCCTAAAAATTTGCCTGGGCCGTGGCCCTGCCAGTGGCCTTCTAAGAACCTCCCTGGTCATGTGAAAGCATTTCAATTTATTTAGTGATCAATAGAGTTGATGATAAAAGTATGTGATAgcaaaaaacaaaaattaatgGACCGAATATGTCTAACCGAAAGGCTTTACATTTGTTGTGCATAAGCACGAGTACAAAAAAAAGGTTATATCCTActttattttgtttttgaatAGCAATTTCTATATTTTCTAAGATAAAAACACCAATACATAATTCTAAGATTTAAACTCTAATTTTTTGATTGTGGACACACCACATAACCACCAGGATGTCTCTCGAAGTCGACATATCCATCTTTATTGGTTGCCATATCCACCCTTGAGATGATATCCACACCAGTCTTGACATCATTACATAGACGTGAACTCTATCGTTTCACTTTATGCTCAATCTATACTAGGGATGAGCACGGTAACCCTTATACAccaaatatcggtaccgataccgaaagtATCGGTACCAGAAAATGAGAAAGTGGGTtctggtacggtaccggtatttaccggtgtTTTACCCATAAATACTGTAACCGTGTTGGTACCGAGAAACGGAGAAAGTGGGTACCGAAACTGGTATCCGGTACCAAATACTCATCCCTAATCTATACTATGGCATTCACTTTCATGAATAAAGTTAATAACCTAGCACCTCtattataataaaagaaatcatgaGTTGAGCAAAACGTTTCGTGTAAAGAATTTCACTTTTGGTATCGAAGAACCGTTTTCGACGAGAGATCATTTGGTGGTTCTTACTAGCATCTCGTTAATAGTCGAGACATTGAGTAAAAAGGGTAGGATCTACAAAAATCTAAAAGAATCGTATCGTATCGAGAcattggcatggagcttttagggGCTTTTAGAAGCTTCCAGCTTTAATCTTTTATGAAAAACTCCTACTCAATAAAAaaccttgtttggttgaaggagcttgaagTTTTTAGGTTAGGAGCATGGCCGGCCCttagggtgggcggggaggaccacagGTCAGGGTCCGATACTTCGAAAGacacgttatttaaaaaaaaatccgatatgtaAATGTAAAATAAATGAATTAATAGGGTATACTCATACAAACACAAACATTGGCCTagttacaaaactatttttatggtttagattagttcaTTGCCATTAGGTTTAAACATTTAATGAGACCAATATCCAAGTTCGTTAAGGCCAATGACACGTTTTTTCAAGCTcaaacagggtacatgaattctcaggacCGGCCctggttaggagcttgaagcttttggttgaacgctcctactactagcgtttagaaggagctacaagcttttagggaaaaaatgactattttaacctctaaagataataaactttttaatgcacaaactttttaaatatttagtgatgtccattttggtcattttatatattttattaaaagcttcAGCTAATCTGCCAAataccaaatatatctaaaaagctacagttACAGCTACTAGCTTTTAGCCACCAGCTTCCAACCAACATTCACCAACTAGTTTTGAAAAACATACCCTAAGACATATTTTAAGACATGGTTCATCTTTAAGTGGTAAATGTCAAATTAACCAAAACAGTAAATGATTTTGTGGTTATAAAATTTCTGAATGATAAAATACCTTAATTGGATCATCCATCATCTTTTCATCttgtcataaaaaaaaaaaaaaaaaaaaaaaaaaaaaaaaaaaaatctgaaagTGTGATCACAATGGAAATAAAACAATCATAATATTTTTTCAAAATGGGACCTGAGTTTTATACAAAATTTACTTAAAATCTTCAACGTGTTGAAGAACCGAAGAAAGATCGTAAGCAATAGTTTGATGTGTGAAAACATTTCCGATATATACATCACTAGATGATAAATAATAAATGACTCTTATTTATTCTACTGTCGTTATTAGCATATCTATGTTTCCATAAATATCTCACTGTGATATTTATTTGGAACAAACTTGTTTGGGGACAATTCAAGTTCTCTTCGGATCAAcaaatattattattaaacagCTCTAGATTGCAACAGCCTTGGAGAAGAAAAATTGACATCTCAAGTTGTATAACAATTGTGATTGTAATTTTTAAGGCTACGTGTTATACACTATACCTTTTTTCTTTGATACCCCCACATCATCCTCTCCTCCATCCCACTATCCAGTGTTAAGAATCGCTAGACGCTAGTCGGACGGTAgggtaccgactagcgattaatcggggtTAATAGCGACTACTCAGAATTAATCGGATTGAgctttttatatgtaatttttagttgtatatatacacacacatttttataagtagtttttttttaaagtagacatgttttaaccccTTATTGACCCATTCTTTTAAGTAATTGAAAGAAATTTATATGGTTTGGTCGAAATTTGGCCACCATTTACTGCCTAGCGATTAATTGACCATTAGTCG from Helianthus annuus cultivar XRQ/B chromosome 7, HanXRQr2.0-SUNRISE, whole genome shotgun sequence includes the following:
- the LOC110875694 gene encoding uncharacterized protein LOC110875694 — protein: MHNGNSPIGVWNDSRCIAWDEDLKMSERTAQEYLMLGSIDCMHWAWRHCPNAWRGQFTRGDHRHPTIMLEAVASRDLWIWHAFFSVPGSNNGINVIHQSEVFNNVIHGTGLDTSFMVSGVEYRRGYYLADGPYPSYATTIKTIHHPTDEKERNLPSFKRRRERTLDGVLGFYRKMAY